A genomic segment from Conger conger chromosome 2, fConCon1.1, whole genome shotgun sequence encodes:
- the slc18a3a gene encoding probable vesicular acetylcholine transporter-A: protein MASEGPAGLAKSALFEMGQRTKQLGTAMQDPDRQRRIILVIVCVALLLDNMLYMVIVPIIPDYLADLESEQSEHAHVVVHSNSSRNNTSPGKVSRDNLDVQIGVLFASKAILQLLVNPFTGTFIDRVGYDIPLLIGLTVMFFSTCIFAFAENYATLFVARSLQGLGSAFADTSGIAMIADKYTEETERSRALGIALAFISFGSLVAPPFGGILYEFAGKRVPFIVLACVCLADGILFLTVIKPFSNRTRENMPIGTPIYTLMMDPYIAVVAGALTVCNIPLAFLEPTIANWMESTMHASKWEMGLTWLPAFFPHVLGVYITVKLAGEYPNLQWFYGALGMIIIGASSCTVPACKNFGQLIAPLCGICFGIALVDTALLPTLAFLVDVRHVSVYGSVYAIADISYSVAYAMGPIVAGQIVHNLGFVQLNLGMGLVNVLYAPALLLLRNVCQMKPSYSERNVLLEEGPQGLYDTIKMEERNAKKKGYSSTGNCMVSDENGIDTFRGHSRSYSEESSGPEYS from the coding sequence ATGGCTTCAGAGGGACCCGCCGGGCTGGCCAAATCTGCATTATTCGAAATGGGCCAAAGAACTAAACAGCTCGGTACAGCTATGCAAGATCCTGATCGGCAAAGACGGATTATTTTAGTGATTGTCTGTGTCGCACTTCTGTTAGATAATATGCTCTACATGGTTATTGTGCCGATTATACCAGATTACCTTGCTGATCTCGAAAGTGAACAATCAGAACACGCCCATGTAGTGGTGCACTCCAATTCTTCACGCAACAATACTAGCCCAGGTAAAGTCTCCAGGGATAACCTAGATGTGCAAATCGGAGTCCTTTTTGCGTCGAAAGCCATTCTGCAGCTTCTAGTTAACCCCTTTACTGGAACATTTATAGATCGAGTCGGATACGACATTCCACTTTTGATAGGACTCACGGTCATGTTCTTCTCAACTTGCATATTTGCCTTTGCCGAAAACTATGCTACTCTGTTCGTGGCTCGCAGTTTGCAGGGTCTCGGGTCAGCTTTTGCAGATACTTCTGGAATTGCCATGATTGCAGACAAATACACGGAGGAAACAGAGCGGAGTCGAGCCCTCGGCATCGCATTGGCATTCATCTCGTTTGGAAGCCTAGTGGCGCCCCCGTTTGGGGGCATTTTGTACGAATTTGCGGGTAAGAGAGTCCCGTTCATCGTGCTGGCGTGCGTTTGCTTAGCAGACGGTATTTTGTTCTTGACTGTAATTAAACCATTCTCCAATAGGACTAGAGAAAACATGCCAATCGGCACCCCTATTTACACGCTCATGATGGATCCCTATATCGCTGTGGTGGCCGGGGCGTTGACAGTGTGTAATATCCCCTTGGCCTTTTTGGAACCCACAATAGCCAACTGGATGGAGAGCACCATGCATGCATCAAAATGGGAAATGGGACTCACCTGGCTACCAGCCTTCTTTCCTCATGTTCTTGGCGTTTATATTACTGTGAAACTAGCAGGCGAGTACCCCAACTTGCAATGGTTTTATGGAGCTTTGGGTATGATTATCATTGGCGCGAGTTCTTGCACTGTACCAGCTTGCAAAAACTTTGGACAGTTAATCGCCCCACTGTGCGGCATCTGCTTCGGCATCGCTCTCGTGGACACTGCCCTTTTGCCAACACTCGCATTTCTGGTAGACGTGCGTCATGTCTCAGTGTACGGCAGTGTCTACGCTATCGCTGACATCTCCTACTCTGTCGCTTATGCCATGGGACCCATCGTCGCGGGTCAGATTGTCCATAACCTCGGTTTTGTGCAACTCAACCTTGGCATGGGTCTCGTCAATGTACTCTACGCACCCGCTCTCCTCCTGCTCAGAAACGTGTGCCAAATGAAACCGTCGTATTCTGAGAGAAACGTTCTGCTGGAAGAAGGACCCCAGGGACTGTATGATACCATCAAGATGGAGGAGCGTAACGCCAAGAAGAAGGGCTATAGTTCAACTGGTAACTGCATGGTCAGTGATGAGAATGGCATTGACACTTTCAGAGGACATTCGCGGTCATATTCTGAGGAGTCATCTGGTCCTGAATATagttaa
- the LOC133122353 gene encoding choline O-acetyltransferase-like, giving the protein MPVLQREQPKGLKDNSVLPKLPVPPLRQTLDTYLKCVEHLVSKEQFRKTKAIVEKFGAPGGTGELLQKKLQERRDKTDNWVYDYWLEDMYLNNRLALPVNSSPVMVFPKQNFRDCGDILRFAAHLISGVLEYKALLDGRALPVEYARGQLAGTPLCMEQYYRLFSSYRLPGPQRDTLVAQQSCVMPEPEHIIVACKNQFFVLDVVINFRRLNERDLLTQLEKIIKMAANAEERLPPIGLLTSDGRTQWAAARAALVKDSTNRDSLDAIERCLCLVCLDDPSGVEPTDTNRALQMLHGGGHNKNGANRWYDKPMQFVIGADGICGVVCEHSPFEGIVLVQCSEYLLKYMTGSPSKLVRAASVSELPAPRRLHWKCSPEVQGFLAASADRLGRLVRNLDMDAYKFKIYGKEFIKKQKMSPDAYIQVALQFAFYRCNGRPVSTYESASIRRFREGRVDNIRSATPEALAFVKSMTDEKSSVPDSEKMKRLWDAINAQTNYTVLAITGMAIDNHLLGLREMAQELKMEKPEIFTDEAYAISNQFILSTSQVPTTVEMFCCYGPVVPNGYGACYNPQPDHVVFCVSSFRESTETCSAVFAEALDQCLVEMRDLCNRCSAAKPGSQKEGAAKPGSQKEGAAKPGSQKEGAAKPLKNGNKP; this is encoded by the exons ATGCCTGTTCTACAGCGAGAACAACCCAAAGGCCTCAAAGACAACTCT GTCTTGCCCAAGCTTCCCGTCCCCCCATTGCGGCAGACCCTGGACACCTACCTGAAATGTGTGGAACACCTGGTGAGCAAGGAGCAGTTCAGGAAGACCAAGGCCATTGTGGAGAAGTTTGGGGCCCCCGGAGGCACTGGAGAACTCCTCCAGAAAAAactacaggagaggagagacaaaACCGACAACTGG GTGTATGACTACTGGTTGGAAGACATGTACCTGAACAACAGGCTAGCACTTCCTGTCAACTCCAGCCCTGTCATGGTGTTCCCGAAACAGAACTTCCGGGATTGCGGTGATATTCTCAG atTTGCAGCTCATCTAATTTCCGGAGTTCTGGAGTACAAGGCTCTTCTTGACGG aCGTGCCCTGCCTGTAGAGTACGCTCGGGGCCAGCTGGCTGGGACTCCTCTGTGCATGGAGCAGTACTACCGGCTCTTCTCCTCCTACCGCCTGCCTGGCCCTCAGAGGGACACCCTGGTGGCCCAGCAGAGCTGCGTGATGCCGGAGCCAGAACACATCATCGTGGCCTGCAAGAACCAG TTCTTCGTTTTGGACGTGGTGATAAACTTCCGCCGGCTTAACGAGAGGGACCTCCTCACCCAGCTGGAGAAAATCATCAAAATGGCGGCGAACGCGGAGGAGCGGCTGCCTCCCATTGGGCTGCTGACGTCAGACGGCCGGACGCAATGGGCCGCGGCCCGGGCCGCGCTGGTGAAAG ATTCCACAAACAGGGACTCTCTGGATGCGATCGAGAGGTGTctgtgtctggtgtgtctggACGACCCCAGTGGAGTGGAGCCCACCGACACTAACCGAGCCCTGCAGATGCTCCATGGTGGCGGCCACAACAAGAACGGGGCCAACCGCTGGTACGACAAACCCATGCAG TTTGTTATAGGGGCAGATGGTATCTGTGGCGTGGTGTGTGAACACTCCCCCTTTGAAGGAATCGTTCTTGTCCAGTGCTCCGAGTACCTTCTTAAATACAT GACAGGAAGTCCGTCCAAGCTGGTGAGGGCGGCCAGCGTCAGCGAGCTTCCTGCCCCCCGGAGACTGCACTGGAAGTGTTCCCCCGAGGTCCAGGGGTTCCTGGCAGCGTCGGCAGACAGGCTGGGAAG GCTGGTAAGAAATCTGGACATGGATGCCTACAAGTTCAAAATTTATGGAAAGGAGTTcatcaaaaaacagaaaatgagtcCAGATGCATACATACAAGTGGCCCTTCAGTTTGCCTTTTACAG ATGTAACGGACGACCGGTCTCGACGTACGAGAGCGCTTCCATCCGCCGATTCCGGGAAGGGCGGGTGGACAACATCCGCTCGGCCACGCCAGAGGCCCTGGCCTTTGTGAAATCGATGACAGATGAGAAGTCTTCTGTACCC GATTCTGAGAAGATGAAAAGACTGTGGGATGCTATAAATGCCCAGACCAATTACACTGTTCTT GCAATCACAGGAATGGCAATAGACAATCATTTACTGGGACTGCGAGAGATGGCGCAGGAACTGAAAATGGAGAAACCCGAGATCTTCACTGACGAAGCGTACGCCATCAGCAACCAGTTCATTCTGTCCACCAGCCAG GTACCCACCACCGTGGAGATGTTCTGCTGCTACGGGCCCGTGGTTCCCAACGGTTACGGAGCCTGTTACAACCCCCAGCCGGACCACGTGGTGTTCTGCGTGTCCAGTTTCCGGGAGAGCACGGAGACCTGCTCGGCCGTGTTCGCCGAGGCGCTGGACCAGTGCCTGGTGGAGATGAGGGATCTGTGCAATAGGTGCTCCGCAGCCAAGCCTGGCAGCCAGAAAGAAGGGGCAGCCAAGCCTGGCAGCCAGAAAGAAGGGGCAGCCAAGCCTGGCAGCCAGAAAGAAGGGGCAGCCAAGCCATTGAAGAATGGAAACAAGCCATAA